Proteins co-encoded in one Gleimia hominis genomic window:
- a CDS encoding F0F1 ATP synthase subunit B, with translation MMYAPMQAGEHNIFLPPAYDILWSVVCLVIIGVVLYYFALPKFYAVLDKRENTIKEGLAATQKAEEAQALAERRLDETLAKAHKEAGEIRTKANEEAKAILDKAREEARAEVTRIVDNGQRQVEADRQAAEISLRTDLGLLATELAEKIVGEHLKNTELSARVVDRFLDDLERESVTEGR, from the coding sequence ATGATGTATGCTCCAATGCAGGCAGGTGAGCATAATATCTTCTTGCCACCTGCCTATGACATCCTCTGGTCGGTAGTCTGCCTCGTAATTATTGGCGTCGTCCTGTACTACTTTGCGCTGCCTAAGTTCTACGCGGTGCTGGATAAACGGGAAAACACCATTAAAGAAGGGCTCGCTGCCACCCAGAAAGCGGAAGAAGCGCAGGCACTGGCTGAACGGCGCCTCGACGAAACGCTTGCCAAAGCCCACAAAGAAGCCGGCGAGATTCGCACTAAGGCCAACGAAGAAGCGAAAGCGATCCTAGATAAGGCTCGCGAGGAGGCCCGTGCGGAAGTAACCCGGATCGTTGACAACGGCCAGCGGCAAGTTGAAGCAGACCGTCAAGCAGCGGAGATTTCACTGCGCACGGACCTCGGTCTCCTCGCCACTGAGCTGGCGGAGAAGATCGTGGGGGAACACCTCAAAAATACGGAACTATCTGCGCGGGTCGTAGATCGATTCCTCGACGACTTAGAACGCGAAAGCGTAACAGAAGGGCGATAA
- the atpH gene encoding ATP synthase F1 subunit delta translates to MRASSAQTLHAATRTLRTVFAQEHVDAMAAAENLFGLSDLARKSRRVRGAISDPSRSGEDKEAFVQNLLRGGVQDATVKIAQTLARGTWSSADDVADVFELLGMQAVLEAAVLAGVLEQTQKELHQVQALLVDERELRNALSDLGVGSAHDRAHFAARLLDGHVNQYTSRLVRRAVRLSVHGRLTARLHHIIDLAANRQKQRVAEVTVARPLSAQQQTRLQSILERKHGGSVTLNVMVDPDLMGGMRIVMGSEAVNATVRSEIRQARRAMVGK, encoded by the coding sequence ATGCGGGCATCGAGTGCGCAAACACTACATGCAGCCACGCGCACGTTACGTACCGTGTTCGCACAAGAACACGTAGACGCAATGGCAGCAGCAGAGAACCTGTTTGGCCTATCCGACCTGGCGCGGAAATCCCGTCGGGTTCGGGGGGCGATCTCAGATCCGTCCCGCAGCGGCGAAGACAAGGAAGCGTTCGTGCAGAACCTGCTGCGTGGCGGCGTGCAAGATGCCACCGTGAAAATCGCCCAAACCCTAGCGCGCGGCACGTGGTCCAGTGCTGACGACGTGGCGGACGTGTTTGAACTGTTGGGGATGCAAGCGGTACTAGAAGCAGCGGTACTCGCGGGCGTTTTAGAGCAGACGCAAAAAGAACTGCATCAAGTGCAAGCTTTGCTGGTGGATGAACGCGAACTGCGCAACGCGCTGTCCGACCTGGGGGTTGGCAGTGCTCACGACCGAGCCCACTTCGCCGCCCGCCTGCTGGATGGGCACGTCAACCAGTACACCTCTAGACTAGTTCGCCGCGCGGTACGCCTATCCGTCCACGGACGGCTCACGGCCCGCCTGCACCACATCATCGACCTGGCTGCGAACAGGCAGAAACAGCGCGTGGCGGAAGTGACGGTGGCGCGCCCACTGAGTGCCCAGCAGCAAACCCGCCTGCAATCCATCCTGGAACGCAAGCATGGCGGATCCGTTACTTTGAACGTGATGGTGGATCCAGACCTCATGGGCGGAATGCGGATAGTGATGGGGAGCGAAGCGGTGAACGCGACGGTACGCTCCGAGATCCGCCAGGCGCGACGCGCAATGGTGGGAAAATAG
- the atpA gene encoding F0F1 ATP synthase subunit alpha → MAELSIQPDQIRAALDSFVESYEPSDNAAEEIGHVTQAADGIAHVEGLPGTMANELLRFEDGTLGLALNLDVREIGVIILGNFKGIDEGQEVYRTGDVLSVPVGDGYLGRVVDPLGHPIDGLGEVTDMEGTRALELQAPGVMMRKSVHEPLETGLKAIDSMIPIGRGQRQLIIGDRQTGKTQIALDAIMNQRKNWESGDPNKQVRCIYVAIGQKGSTIAGVRRQLEEAGALEYTTIIASPASDPAGFKYLAPYTGSAIGQHWMYAGKHVLIVFDDLSKQAEAYRAVSLLLRRPPGREAYPGDVFYLHSRLLERCAKLSDELGGGSMTGLPIIETKANDVSAYIPTNVISITDGQIFLQSDLFNAGQRPAVDVGISVSRVGGDAQVKAMKKVAGTLKITLAQYRSQAAFAMFASDLDATTRRQLTRGERLMELLKQPQATPYEIPDQVASIWAGTNGYMDDIPVESVKEFERGLLDHLHAQGSVLELIATSGKLEPDTEEALRHEVETYLKGFKYEKGLVTDKQKGDAQAEVTQEQIVRGKKA, encoded by the coding sequence ATGGCTGAACTTTCAATCCAGCCCGACCAAATCAGAGCGGCTCTGGACAGTTTCGTGGAATCCTACGAACCCTCCGACAACGCAGCTGAAGAAATCGGGCACGTTACACAAGCAGCGGACGGTATCGCTCACGTTGAGGGACTGCCCGGAACGATGGCCAACGAGCTACTGCGGTTCGAAGACGGCACGCTTGGTCTAGCATTGAACCTCGACGTGCGCGAAATCGGCGTAATCATCCTGGGTAACTTCAAAGGAATCGACGAGGGCCAAGAAGTTTACCGCACCGGAGACGTGCTGTCGGTACCCGTTGGAGACGGCTATCTAGGGCGCGTCGTAGACCCGCTAGGACACCCAATCGACGGCCTGGGGGAAGTAACCGACATGGAAGGCACCCGCGCGCTGGAGCTGCAAGCCCCAGGCGTGATGATGCGTAAATCCGTGCATGAGCCGCTCGAAACCGGGTTGAAAGCCATTGACTCCATGATCCCGATTGGACGCGGACAGCGGCAGCTAATCATCGGAGACCGGCAGACCGGTAAAACCCAGATTGCCCTGGATGCAATTATGAACCAGCGGAAGAACTGGGAAAGTGGTGACCCGAACAAGCAGGTACGGTGCATTTACGTTGCGATCGGCCAAAAGGGCTCCACGATCGCGGGCGTGCGCCGCCAGCTAGAAGAAGCGGGGGCGTTAGAGTACACGACGATTATCGCCTCCCCAGCCTCCGACCCCGCCGGCTTCAAATACCTCGCCCCCTACACCGGGTCCGCCATTGGACAGCACTGGATGTACGCGGGTAAACACGTCCTCATCGTATTTGATGACCTATCGAAACAAGCGGAAGCCTACCGTGCGGTGTCCCTATTGTTGCGCCGCCCACCGGGCCGAGAAGCATACCCCGGTGACGTGTTCTACCTGCACTCGCGCCTACTGGAACGCTGCGCGAAACTGTCAGACGAACTGGGGGGCGGCTCAATGACGGGCCTGCCGATAATCGAGACGAAAGCCAATGACGTCTCGGCGTACATCCCCACGAACGTTATTTCTATTACCGACGGCCAGATCTTCCTCCAGTCCGACCTGTTCAACGCTGGGCAACGACCCGCCGTGGACGTCGGCATCTCCGTGTCTCGCGTCGGTGGGGACGCGCAGGTGAAAGCCATGAAGAAGGTAGCTGGGACGCTCAAGATCACGTTGGCGCAGTACCGTTCGCAAGCGGCATTCGCGATGTTCGCCTCCGACTTGGACGCCACCACGCGCCGGCAACTCACGCGCGGTGAACGCCTCATGGAACTACTGAAACAACCCCAGGCAACCCCGTACGAAATCCCCGACCAAGTTGCTTCCATCTGGGCGGGTACGAACGGTTACATGGACGACATTCCAGTGGAGTCCGTGAAAGAGTTTGAACGCGGCCTACTGGACCACCTGCATGCGCAAGGTAGCGTGCTGGAACTGATTGCGACCAGTGGGAAGCTTGAACCAGACACAGAAGAAGCGCTGCGCCACGAAGTGGAAACGTATCTGAAGGGATTCAAATACGAAAAAGGTCTTGTGACCGATAAGCAAAAAGGTGACGCTCAAGCCGAAGTGACGCAGGAGCAGATCGTTCGAGGTAAGAAGGCCTAA
- a CDS encoding F0F1 ATP synthase subunit gamma, with amino-acid sequence MGGNQRIYKQKISSTQTLKKVFRAMELIAASRIGRARRYADQSGPYEKALSQAVAAVALHGELHHPLTSERTDTNRVAVLTVTSDRGMAGAYSANILRETERLVEKLVAQGADPVLFASGRRAGSYFRFRDRELEKTWEGESDAPSVELIRDIADTVLDYFLDPDPARGVSKLYLVFTRFKNLVVQVPEVRQMLPLTVVDAPESEDDSEPQERDLYPLYEFEPNEGAVLDALLPLYVESRIRNALLQAAASELASRQRAMHTATENADEIITDYTRMANAARQGEITQEITEIVSGADALSNG; translated from the coding sequence ATGGGCGGTAACCAGCGGATCTACAAGCAGAAGATCTCCTCCACGCAAACCCTGAAGAAGGTGTTCCGCGCGATGGAGCTGATCGCAGCGTCCCGAATTGGGCGTGCCCGCCGCTACGCCGACCAGTCGGGCCCCTACGAAAAAGCCCTATCCCAAGCCGTCGCAGCGGTCGCATTGCACGGCGAACTGCATCACCCACTCACCTCTGAACGCACAGACACGAACCGGGTTGCGGTGCTTACCGTAACCTCGGACCGAGGTATGGCGGGGGCGTATTCGGCCAATATATTGCGCGAGACCGAACGGCTCGTAGAAAAACTCGTGGCGCAGGGAGCAGACCCGGTGCTGTTCGCCTCGGGACGTCGGGCAGGCTCGTACTTTCGGTTCCGCGATCGGGAACTGGAGAAAACCTGGGAAGGTGAGTCAGACGCGCCATCAGTGGAACTGATCCGCGACATCGCGGACACGGTGCTGGACTACTTCCTCGACCCCGACCCCGCGCGGGGAGTGTCGAAACTCTACTTGGTGTTCACGCGTTTCAAGAACCTGGTTGTGCAAGTTCCTGAGGTGCGGCAAATGCTGCCGCTAACCGTGGTGGACGCGCCCGAATCTGAAGACGATTCGGAGCCTCAGGAGCGGGACTTGTATCCACTGTACGAGTTCGAACCCAATGAGGGCGCGGTGCTGGACGCACTGCTTCCGCTGTATGTGGAAAGCCGGATCCGCAACGCACTGCTGCAGGCAGCGGCTTCGGAATTGGCGTCGCGCCAACGCGCGATGCACACGGCCACGGAGAACGCGGATGAGATCATCACGGACTACACGCGGATGGCTAACGCGGCTCGCCAGGGCGAGATCACACAGGAAATCACAGAAATCGTATCGGGCGCCGACGCGCTTTCAAACGGCTGA
- the atpD gene encoding F0F1 ATP synthase subunit beta has protein sequence MTENSEKTPGVGRIARVIGPVVDIEFPPDQMPQMYNALTVDFTLATEDSKEEQTLTMEVAQFLGDNLVRAIALKPTDGLVRGLKVTDTGAPISVPVGEVTLGKVFNVTGECLNLKPGETLEVKERWPIHRNPPAFDELEPKTQMFETGIKVIDLLTPYVQGGKIGLFGGAGVGKTVLIQEMIQRVAQNHGGVSVFAGVGERTREGNDLIHEMADAGVFDKTALVFGQMDEPPGTRLRIALTGLTMAEYFRDVRNQDVLLFIDNIFRFTQAGSEVSTLLGRMPSAVGYQPNLADEMGQLQERITSAGGHSITSMQAIYVPADDYTDPAPATTFAHLDATTELSRDIASRGLYPAVDPLASTSRILDPTYIGQDHYEVANRVKSILQKNKELQDIIAILGVDELSEEDKIAVARARRIEQFLSQNTYMAEKFTGVEGSTVPLDETIEAFRRLCDGEYDHIPEQAFFNIGGIEDLERAYAEIQKA, from the coding sequence ATGACGGAAAACTCCGAAAAGACACCTGGCGTTGGGCGCATCGCTCGCGTCATCGGTCCGGTGGTTGACATTGAGTTTCCACCCGATCAGATGCCGCAGATGTACAACGCTCTGACCGTGGATTTTACGCTCGCCACGGAGGATTCTAAAGAAGAGCAGACGCTCACCATGGAGGTGGCTCAGTTCCTGGGCGACAACCTGGTTCGCGCGATCGCCCTCAAGCCGACGGATGGCCTGGTGCGCGGGCTGAAAGTTACGGATACGGGCGCGCCCATCAGCGTGCCGGTTGGGGAAGTGACGCTCGGGAAGGTATTTAACGTCACCGGTGAGTGCTTAAACCTCAAACCGGGAGAAACGTTGGAGGTGAAGGAGCGGTGGCCGATTCACCGCAACCCACCAGCGTTTGATGAACTGGAACCAAAAACCCAGATGTTCGAAACTGGGATCAAGGTAATCGACTTGCTCACCCCGTACGTGCAGGGCGGTAAGATCGGCCTGTTCGGTGGCGCGGGTGTGGGCAAGACCGTGCTGATCCAAGAAATGATTCAACGCGTCGCCCAAAACCACGGTGGTGTATCCGTATTCGCCGGGGTGGGGGAACGTACCCGTGAGGGCAACGATCTGATCCACGAAATGGCAGACGCCGGGGTATTCGACAAGACCGCACTGGTGTTCGGGCAGATGGACGAACCGCCGGGCACGCGTCTGCGGATCGCGCTTACGGGCCTGACGATGGCGGAGTACTTCCGCGACGTGCGCAACCAGGACGTGCTGCTGTTCATTGACAACATCTTCCGGTTCACCCAGGCGGGTTCCGAAGTGTCGACCCTATTGGGGCGCATGCCATCCGCAGTGGGCTACCAGCCGAACTTGGCTGACGAAATGGGACAGCTGCAAGAACGGATTACCTCCGCGGGCGGTCACTCGATTACCTCCATGCAGGCGATCTACGTGCCGGCTGATGACTACACGGACCCCGCGCCTGCGACCACGTTCGCGCACTTGGATGCCACCACGGAACTGTCCCGTGACATTGCGTCGCGAGGCCTGTACCCAGCGGTGGACCCACTCGCCTCAACGTCACGTATCCTGGACCCCACGTACATCGGGCAGGACCACTACGAAGTGGCGAACCGCGTGAAGTCGATTCTGCAAAAGAACAAGGAACTGCAAGACATCATCGCGATTTTGGGGGTTGACGAACTGTCTGAAGAGGACAAGATCGCGGTCGCACGCGCCCGTCGGATTGAACAGTTCTTGTCGCAAAACACGTACATGGCAGAGAAGTTCACGGGTGTGGAAGGCTCCACAGTGCCCTTGGACGAGACGATCGAGGCGTTCCGCCGGCTTTGCGACGGCGAATACGACCACATTCCGGAACAGGCATTCTTCAACATCGGGGGGATCGAAGACCTCGAACGTGCCTACGCTGAGATTCAGAAGGCGTAA
- a CDS encoding F0F1 ATP synthase subunit epsilon, which translates to MADQKMLSVQVVSRTDVLWDGKAAMVSVPSVDGQLGILPGRQPVIAALGRGTMTIKGSDDQSHEVQVSGGFVSLDSDHVTVVMDNDTMDA; encoded by the coding sequence ATGGCCGACCAGAAAATGCTGTCAGTCCAAGTGGTTTCGCGCACCGACGTGCTGTGGGACGGCAAGGCCGCGATGGTGTCCGTCCCCAGCGTCGACGGGCAGCTGGGGATACTGCCGGGCCGCCAACCCGTGATCGCGGCGCTTGGACGCGGTACCATGACCATTAAGGGCAGTGACGACCAGTCGCACGAAGTCCAGGTGTCTGGAGGGTTCGTTTCGCTAGATTCGGACCACGTGACTGTCGTTATGGATAACGACACTATGGATGCTTAA
- a CDS encoding DUF2550 family protein, producing the protein MVAWILWLIGLLLLAAAAAILFLLVRVRMIGRIVGTFECWVRPDNSSGWVYGMARFGSREFQWFRLVGFYVGPQFRMPRVGMTVSNPIARSDGNMVEVIVESAGRRMHIATRTHWYNGIVSWVESGPPMSRLDL; encoded by the coding sequence GTGGTGGCGTGGATTCTGTGGCTCATCGGTCTCCTCTTGCTCGCTGCTGCGGCGGCAATCTTGTTCCTGCTGGTACGGGTGCGGATGATCGGGCGGATTGTCGGCACGTTTGAATGCTGGGTACGGCCCGATAATTCCTCCGGCTGGGTGTACGGCATGGCACGGTTTGGCTCCCGGGAGTTCCAGTGGTTCCGCCTGGTTGGGTTTTACGTTGGACCGCAGTTTCGGATGCCCCGCGTGGGGATGACGGTGTCGAATCCGATTGCTCGTTCCGATGGCAATATGGTTGAGGTAATTGTTGAATCCGCGGGCCGGCGCATGCACATCGCCACTCGGACTCACTGGTACAACGGGATTGTCTCGTGGGTGGAGTCTGGCCCGCCCATGTCGCGGTTAGATCTCTAA
- the nucS gene encoding endonuclease NucS: MRIVIAQCSVDYSGRLDAHLPLAKRTVMIKGDGSVLVHSDGGSYKPLNWMNAPCRLTVREPDEDEAYEGFQEVWIVQAAKTNDSLVIRVGEKYLDHEEPLGLDTGLIKDGVEAHLQELLADQVEILGQGWRLVRREYPTAIGPVDLLVRDDASNPVAVEVKRRGGMDGVEQLTRYLELLARDPLLAGIRGVFAAQEISRQARTLAQDRGIRCVILDYDAMRGVDDIDARLF; this comes from the coding sequence GTGCGGATCGTTATTGCCCAGTGTTCCGTAGATTATTCCGGCCGTTTAGACGCCCACCTGCCCCTAGCGAAACGCACCGTAATGATTAAAGGCGATGGGTCAGTGTTAGTGCATTCCGACGGTGGTTCCTACAAACCCCTGAACTGGATGAATGCACCCTGCCGGCTAACAGTGCGTGAGCCCGATGAGGACGAAGCCTACGAGGGTTTCCAAGAGGTATGGATAGTGCAGGCCGCGAAGACGAACGATTCCCTCGTGATTCGGGTGGGGGAGAAGTATTTGGATCATGAGGAACCCTTGGGACTCGACACGGGTCTAATTAAAGACGGGGTGGAAGCGCATCTGCAGGAACTGTTGGCAGACCAGGTGGAGATCCTGGGCCAGGGATGGCGGCTGGTGCGTCGCGAATACCCGACTGCGATTGGGCCGGTGGACTTGCTGGTGCGCGATGACGCGTCGAATCCCGTGGCGGTGGAGGTGAAGCGGCGCGGGGGAATGGATGGGGTGGAACAACTCACCCGGTATTTAGAGTTGCTCGCGCGCGACCCGTTGTTAGCTGGTATCCGCGGCGTCTTCGCAGCGCAAGAGATTTCCCGGCAAGCCCGCACGCTGGCGCAGGACCGGGGAATCCGCTGCGTGATCTTGGATTACGATGCGATGCGCGGCGTTGACGACATAGATGCGCGCTTGTTCTAG
- a CDS encoding ATP/GTP-binding protein encodes MARRSRRNKWSAPHRPLNMDRLASMPRSVQRGQETFQVQHLSAARKTYTCPGCNQPIRVGSPHVVAWREEGRFGLDSGVQSRRHWHPHCWSVGSWAR; translated from the coding sequence GTGGCACGGCGTTCACGGCGAAACAAGTGGAGCGCACCGCACCGGCCTTTAAATATGGACCGGTTGGCGTCCATGCCGCGGTCTGTGCAGCGCGGTCAAGAAACCTTTCAAGTGCAACACCTTTCCGCTGCCCGCAAGACGTACACGTGTCCGGGGTGTAACCAGCCTATTCGCGTGGGTAGCCCGCACGTGGTGGCTTGGCGCGAGGAAGGGCGTTTCGGGTTAGATTCCGGTGTGCAGTCGCGCCGCCACTGGCACCCGCACTGCTGGTCCGTGGGCTCTTGGGCCCGCTAG
- a CDS encoding DivIVA domain-containing protein, with protein sequence MSEEQTDFPVVMRGYDRVQVDEQLHTLMSALTEARQRGEVAEERIRGLEEDLKQARGRVEEQERASFTGIGARIEQLLRSAEEQAAAVTTKARAEADALVEKARVAASRLTERSEAEASALLAEARREADERTSRASTEAQTLLTNAQHRADELVAGAERESQSLRASTNTYVHDTRASADREAEVTRTRAEKEYVEARVKAEQEIAQMRADAQADARSTREEANAQATQALEQAKSSAAATVAKAKTEAETLMRDVHQQADELRTRSTAERQEAEQEIAQIRAKASEENARAQEEAHEQTQGLIKAAQEQVAEAEKHLAETLHRAERLLTDTDAVVRRRQEDARRNAEAIIASAEAEAEQLRESARQEIANERSLAQRSVAKLERQRESVSGYLEEMRTVLGSLASDVNNSAVEAQVAPPQVSAAEDDLFTTEEQ encoded by the coding sequence GTGAGTGAAGAGCAGACTGACTTTCCCGTAGTAATGCGCGGGTACGATCGCGTACAGGTCGACGAACAACTACACACTCTGATGAGTGCGCTCACAGAAGCGCGTCAGCGCGGCGAAGTGGCCGAAGAACGCATCCGGGGCCTAGAAGAAGACCTAAAACAAGCACGCGGCCGCGTCGAAGAACAGGAACGAGCCTCATTTACCGGGATCGGCGCACGCATCGAACAACTACTGCGTTCCGCCGAAGAACAAGCTGCTGCAGTCACAACAAAAGCTCGGGCGGAAGCCGATGCGCTCGTAGAAAAAGCCCGGGTGGCCGCCAGCCGGCTCACGGAGCGTTCTGAAGCGGAAGCGTCCGCACTGCTTGCGGAAGCTCGCCGTGAAGCTGACGAACGTACCTCTCGTGCCTCCACCGAAGCGCAAACCCTTCTGACGAATGCCCAGCACCGCGCGGACGAACTCGTGGCAGGTGCTGAACGCGAGTCCCAGTCCTTACGTGCCTCCACCAACACATACGTGCATGACACGCGCGCCAGCGCCGACCGGGAAGCGGAAGTGACCCGCACTCGGGCAGAGAAAGAATACGTTGAGGCGCGGGTGAAAGCCGAACAGGAGATCGCGCAGATGCGTGCGGACGCTCAGGCTGATGCTCGTTCCACCCGGGAGGAAGCGAACGCGCAAGCCACGCAGGCACTCGAACAAGCGAAGTCCTCCGCAGCGGCCACGGTTGCGAAAGCGAAAACTGAAGCGGAAACGCTGATGCGCGACGTGCACCAGCAGGCCGACGAACTGCGGACCCGCTCGACCGCTGAACGGCAGGAAGCGGAGCAAGAGATCGCGCAGATCCGCGCGAAAGCCAGTGAAGAGAACGCGCGTGCCCAAGAGGAAGCGCACGAACAGACGCAAGGCCTCATCAAGGCGGCGCAAGAACAGGTTGCGGAAGCGGAGAAGCACCTGGCGGAAACGCTGCACCGCGCAGAACGGCTCCTCACGGACACGGACGCGGTGGTGCGCCGGCGGCAAGAAGACGCGCGCCGAAACGCCGAGGCCATCATCGCCTCCGCCGAAGCGGAAGCGGAACAACTGCGTGAGTCTGCACGGCAAGAGATCGCGAATGAACGCTCGTTGGCGCAACGCTCGGTTGCGAAACTAGAGCGGCAACGCGAATCCGTTTCCGGGTACCTGGAGGAAATGCGCACCGTGCTCGGCTCGCTCGCCTCGGATGTTAACAACAGTGCGGTAGAAGCGCAGGTGGCGCCCCCTCAAGTAAGTGCCGCTGAAGACGACCTGTTCACCACAGAAGAACAGTAG
- a CDS encoding tetratricopeptide repeat protein yields the protein MTEQNAKDPYIPATQGAVDLSAHKRGGAVNPKSATAASGVAAGGAAGTGQAAGPMGDPRAAAPQAGPQAGAGNGELRGPIVRDVSEQELAELSQLSVQLPVILMLWSAHAEESKTMAQTLEQITRELNGRVVLAKVDIDANPQFAQALGTQAVPTVIALFGGRTVPLFQGTQGRDQIVAVLNELLQLAASSGLTGRMVDTEEDAQPQVDPLHEEPLALEDAGDIDGAIKAWHTVLANQPRDREAKEAIARLKLQKRALSEDTDTDTPQARADQALISGDTQAAFDIMLAEFERLKPMDAEAADEVRERLVEMFTVVGSADPAVKSARARLSALLF from the coding sequence GTGACTGAGCAAAACGCTAAGGACCCTTACATCCCGGCCACGCAAGGAGCCGTGGACCTGTCGGCACACAAACGTGGGGGAGCGGTGAATCCGAAGTCGGCAACCGCAGCTAGTGGCGTGGCGGCCGGTGGTGCGGCGGGCACCGGGCAGGCTGCGGGGCCGATGGGTGACCCGCGGGCAGCGGCGCCTCAGGCCGGACCTCAGGCGGGGGCAGGTAATGGGGAACTGCGCGGCCCGATTGTGCGCGACGTGTCTGAGCAGGAGCTGGCGGAACTGTCGCAACTGTCGGTGCAGCTGCCTGTAATCTTGATGCTCTGGTCGGCGCACGCAGAAGAATCAAAAACAATGGCGCAGACACTGGAGCAGATTACGCGCGAGCTAAACGGTCGCGTGGTGCTCGCGAAGGTTGATATTGATGCGAACCCGCAGTTCGCGCAGGCGCTTGGAACGCAGGCAGTACCAACGGTTATCGCGTTGTTTGGGGGACGCACGGTGCCGCTGTTCCAAGGCACTCAAGGGCGCGACCAGATTGTGGCTGTGCTGAATGAGTTGCTGCAACTTGCCGCGTCCAGTGGGCTCACCGGCCGCATGGTTGACACTGAGGAGGATGCGCAGCCGCAGGTGGATCCGCTGCATGAGGAGCCGCTCGCGCTGGAGGACGCGGGGGATATTGACGGGGCGATCAAAGCCTGGCACACCGTGTTGGCGAACCAGCCGCGGGATCGGGAAGCGAAAGAAGCGATTGCTCGGTTGAAACTGCAAAAGCGGGCGCTCAGTGAAGACACTGATACGGACACACCGCAGGCGCGTGCCGATCAGGCGCTGATCAGTGGTGACACGCAAGCGGCGTTCGACATTATGCTCGCTGAGTTTGAACGGTTAAAACCCATGGACGCGGAAGCGGCCGATGAGGTGCGGGAGCGGCTCGTGGAAATGTTCACGGTTGTTGGTTCCGCTGATCCTGCGGTTAAATCTGCGCGCGCCCGCCTGTCCGCGCTGTTGTTCTAG